From Salarias fasciatus chromosome 12, fSalaFa1.1, whole genome shotgun sequence, the proteins below share one genomic window:
- the LOC115397711 gene encoding E3 ubiquitin-protein ligase NEURL3-like, whose amino-acid sequence MMQSNDRNCGVTSQVRHRCGWCCLGPLTFHVQAVGDKVCLSHGHRRAERSKHTNRNGLVFSSRTVRLRERLRVRVEKDVLIWEGSLRVGFTNVSPSGRTLPLPNYAIPDLTGTPGHWAAAIPESFCPAGSELDFWVSAGGSIYVSNCGTKQKLLTGVDLSRSLWAMIDIYGQAYSISLLGSKKKGLICRRSCPAPEPLLSDSDEDTALRLMENCEDHCVVCMMEAARVTLPCGHRCLCWKCSTKVSQQFGTCPLCRQEISPPQAEEESFCPSLSSKTPDRNPQMTVSH is encoded by the exons ATGATGCAGAGCAACGACAGGAACTGTG GCGTGACGTCACAGGTGCGACACAGGTGTGGCTGGTGCTGCCTCGGTCCTCTAACCTTCCACGTCCAGGCTGTGGGAGACAAGGTGTGTCTGAGCCATGGCCACCGCCGAGCAGAGAGAAGCAAACACACCAATAGGAACGGCCTGGTGTTCAGCAGCCGAACAGTGAGGCTTCGGGAGAGGCTTCGCGTGAGAGTGGAGAAGGATGTGTTGATCTGGGAGGGGTCTCTGCGTGTGGGCTTCACCAACGTGTCGCCCTCAGGAAGAACTCTTCCTCTGCCCAATTATGCCATCCCCGACCTGACCGGCACGCCCGGGCACTGGGCTGCTGCTATTCCTGAGTCCTTCTGTCCAGCAGGTTCAGAACTGGACTTCTGGGTTTCTGCTGGTGGCAGCATATATGTCTCAAACTGCGgcacaaaacaaaagctgctgACAGGGGTGGACCTCAGCCGATCACTGTGGGCCATGATTGACATCTATGGACAGGCCTACTCCATTTCCCTCCTGG GCTCAAAGAAGAAAGGACTGATTTGCAGAAGATCCTGTCCTGCACCTGAACCTCTCCTCTCAGACAGTGATGAAGACACAGCCCTCCGCCTCATGGAAAACTGTGAAG ATCACTGTGTGGTGTGCATGATGGAGGCGGCCAGAGTCACTCTGCCTTGCGGTCACCGCTGTTTGTGCTGGAAGTGCAGCACCAAGGTGTCCCAGCAGTTTGGTACCTGCCCGCTGTGCCGACAGGAGATCTCTCCTCCtcaagcagaggaggagagtttCTGTCCTTCTCTGAGCTCCAAGACTCCAGACAGAAATCCCCAGATGACTGTCTCACACTGA
- the LOC115397712 gene encoding E3 ubiquitin-protein ligase NEURL3-like gives MAKRNHDKDSDVTSQVSHRCGWSCLGPLTFHPQTVGDKVCLSHGHRRAERSKHTFRNGLVFSSRTVKPQERLRLRVEKDVLNWEGSLRLGFTNVSPSGRILPLPSVAIPDLTETPGHWAAAVPESFCPAGSELEFWVCSSGNINVTNDQSETEKMLLTGVDLSRPLWAMIDIYGQACSISLLGSEKQGLICRRSCPAPEPLLSHDWDNQLSLIPDVSGLNGDSDEDTVSCKCDSCLLSTDHCVVCMMKAARVTLSCGHRCLCWKCSTKVSQQFGTCPLCRQEIRAS, from the exons ATGGCAAAACGGAACCACGACAAAGACTCTG ACGTCACGTCACAGGTGTCACACAGGTGTGGCTGGAGCTGCCTCGGTCCTCTAACCTTCCACCCCCAGACTGTGGGAGACAAGGTGTGTCTGAGCCATGGCCACCGGCGAGCAGAGAGAAGCAAACACACCTTCAGGAACGGCCTGGTGTTCAGCAGCCGAACAGTGAAGCCTCAGGAGAGGCTTCGCCTTAGAGTGGAGAAGGATGTGTTGAACTGGGAGGGGTCTCTGCGTCTGGGCTTCACCAACGTGTCGCCCTCAGGAAGAATCCTTCCTCTGCCCAGTGTGGCCATCCCCGACCTGACCGAGACCCCCGGGCACTGGGCTGCTGCCGTTCCTGAGTCCTTCTGTCCAGCAGGTTCAGAACTGGAGTTCTGGGTTTGCTCCAGTGGGAACATAAACGTCACCAACGACCAAAGTGAGACTGAGAAGATGCTGCTTACAGGGGTGGACCTCAGCCGACCACTGTGGGCCATGATTGACATCTATGGACAGGCCTGCTCCATTTCCCTCCTGG gGTCAGAGAAACAAGGACTGATTTGCAGAAGATCCTGTCCTGCACCTGAACCCCTCCTCTCACATGACTGGGACAATCAGCTCAGTTTGATTCCTGATGTGTCAGGCCTGAATGGAGACAGTGATGAAGACACAGTC TCATGTAAATGCGATTCCTGTCTCCTGTCCACAGATCACTGTGTGGTGTGCATGATGAAGGCGGCCAGAGTCACCCTGTCTTGTGGTCACCGCTGTTTGTGCTGGAAGTGCAGCACCAAGGTGTCCCAGCAGTTTGGTACCTGCCCGCTGTGCCGACAGGAGATCAGAGCATCAtga